The following proteins are co-located in the Sulfurospirillum deleyianum DSM 6946 genome:
- a CDS encoding efflux RND transporter periplasmic adaptor subunit produces MKKVLMTTIFMFQALFAGEVYATFDVVSEKSSELGLSISGVVGSLHVEVGSKAKKGDLLLSLYNAEEKNAYEIAQKNAEHAQKVYERYAKIADVIDKEKMENYLYDRDVKRLTAQSKAIVYKKTELRAPYDLVVTQKMTELGNIVLGSQTKLLTVESIDDVKLVLKFDEKYWQSVKVGQKFLYKVDGSEKAYEGVISKIYPTVISSTRQMQAEVKAKHLLPGLFGNGNIIVE; encoded by the coding sequence ATGAAAAAAGTTTTAATGACGACCATATTTATGTTTCAAGCCCTTTTTGCGGGTGAAGTCTATGCCACATTTGATGTGGTCAGCGAAAAAAGCTCCGAGCTTGGACTCTCCATTTCAGGCGTGGTTGGAAGTTTACATGTAGAGGTGGGGAGCAAAGCCAAAAAGGGTGATTTACTCCTCTCTCTTTACAACGCTGAAGAGAAAAATGCTTATGAAATTGCGCAAAAAAATGCGGAACATGCCCAAAAAGTGTATGAGCGTTATGCCAAAATTGCAGATGTAATTGATAAAGAGAAGATGGAAAATTACCTCTACGATAGAGACGTCAAACGCCTTACCGCACAAAGCAAAGCGATTGTCTATAAAAAGACAGAGCTTCGTGCCCCTTATGATTTGGTGGTGACCCAAAAAATGACCGAACTTGGAAACATTGTCTTAGGGTCTCAAACCAAACTCTTAACCGTTGAGAGCATTGATGATGTGAAATTGGTATTGAAATTTGATGAGAAGTACTGGCAAAGTGTCAAAGTAGGGCAAAAGTTTCTCTACAAAGTCGATGGAAGCGAGAAGGCTTATGAGGGAGTCATTAGTAAAATTTACCCTACCGTGATTTCAAGTACCAGACAAATGCAAGCCGAAGTCAAAGCAAAACACCTCCTTCCTGGTCTGTTTGGCAACGGCAATATCATCGTGGAATAG